A window of Streptomyces sp. SAI-127 contains these coding sequences:
- a CDS encoding DUF2277 domain-containing protein: protein MCRSIKTLRPPVLPEEATEEEIRAAALQYVRKVSGFRAPAAHNQEVFDRAVEVIAEATAELLAGLEVRGAARREAG, encoded by the coding sequence ATGTGCCGCAGTATCAAGACGCTTCGTCCGCCCGTGTTGCCCGAGGAGGCGACGGAGGAGGAGATCCGGGCCGCCGCGCTTCAGTATGTGCGCAAGGTGTCGGGCTTCCGGGCCCCCGCCGCCCACAACCAGGAGGTCTTCGACCGAGCCGTGGAGGTGATCGCGGAGGCTACGGCGGAGTTGCTGGCGGGCCTGGAAGTCCGCGGAGCGGCTCGCCGCGAGGCGGGGTGA
- a CDS encoding aldo/keto reductase, translating into MRYIKLRDLEVSRIGLGAMGMSHGYTGSGTDDAESIRTVHRALELGVTLIDTAEIYGPYTNEELMGRALKGRRDKVVLATKFGLVSHAGEGAWNLDSSPANIRAAVEGSLKRLGTDHIDLYYQHRVDPNTPIEETAGAVKELIDQGKVRAFGLSEAGPDTIRRAHAVQPVTAVQSEYSLWTRGIEERVLPVLRELNIGLVPFSPLGRGFLTGTVRSIDQFDENDFRRDNPRFTGENFQRNLALADEVKALAAEVGATPAQVALAWLLAQGDDIAPIPGTKRVSRVEENTAADAVTLTAEQLDKLSSLPPAAGDTHTEAQAQMLER; encoded by the coding sequence ATGCGGTACATCAAGCTGCGTGACCTGGAGGTCTCCCGGATCGGTCTGGGCGCCATGGGCATGTCCCACGGCTATACCGGCTCGGGCACCGATGACGCGGAGTCGATCAGGACCGTGCACCGGGCGCTGGAGCTCGGCGTCACGCTCATCGACACCGCCGAGATCTACGGCCCCTACACCAACGAGGAGCTGATGGGGCGGGCGCTGAAGGGGCGCCGGGACAAGGTGGTGCTGGCCACCAAGTTCGGCCTGGTCTCGCACGCCGGTGAAGGCGCGTGGAACCTGGACTCCAGCCCGGCGAACATCCGCGCCGCGGTCGAGGGCTCCCTCAAGCGGCTGGGCACCGACCACATCGACCTGTACTACCAGCACCGGGTGGACCCGAACACGCCGATCGAGGAGACCGCCGGCGCTGTCAAGGAGCTGATCGACCAGGGCAAGGTCCGAGCCTTCGGCCTCTCCGAGGCCGGCCCGGACACGATCCGCCGGGCCCACGCCGTACAGCCCGTCACCGCGGTGCAGTCGGAGTACTCGCTGTGGACCCGCGGGATCGAGGAGCGCGTCCTGCCCGTCCTGCGCGAGCTGAACATCGGCCTGGTGCCGTTCTCCCCGCTCGGCCGCGGCTTCCTGACCGGCACCGTCCGCTCCATCGACCAGTTCGACGAGAACGACTTCCGCCGCGACAACCCGCGCTTCACCGGCGAGAACTTCCAGCGCAACCTGGCGCTCGCCGACGAGGTCAAGGCCCTGGCCGCAGAGGTCGGCGCCACCCCCGCGCAGGTCGCGCTCGCCTGGCTGCTCGCCCAGGGGGACGACATCGCCCCCATCCCCGGCACCAAGCGCGTCAGCCGGGTCGAGGAGAACACCGCCGCCGACGCCGTCACGCTGACCGCCGAGCAGCTCGACAAGCTCAGCAGCCTGCCGCCCGCCGCCGGCGACACCCACACCGAGGCCCAGGCACAGATGCTCGAACGCTGA
- a CDS encoding helix-turn-helix transcriptional regulator yields MASQSVHSEGAELGRYLRARRTQTSPEHVGLTVGAGIRRTPGLRREELATLAGISIDYYVRLERGKETRPSPAVLDSLARALHMDDQEHQHLRELAARAARYAPEPPPAPSRTVRPHLKLLLESLRPNPAYVISRSMDMLAWNPGGLALYAGLEGWPVKHRNLARYLFLHPAARDLFPDWDRQVTGCVARLRAVAGTAPDAPDLTNLVGELLLKSADFAGLWERYEVTGRKPAQKIFQHPQVGTVTLASQSLHVEGTPGQRIGVYTAEPGTPEHDALLLLDMAASATSAYNTVPRPS; encoded by the coding sequence ATGGCATCCCAGAGCGTGCACAGCGAGGGCGCCGAGCTGGGCCGCTACCTGCGCGCCCGCCGCACCCAGACCAGCCCCGAACACGTCGGCCTGACCGTCGGCGCCGGCATCCGCCGCACCCCCGGCCTGCGCCGCGAGGAGCTGGCCACCCTCGCGGGCATCAGCATCGACTACTACGTACGCCTGGAACGCGGCAAGGAGACCCGACCCAGCCCCGCCGTCCTCGACTCCCTCGCCCGCGCCCTGCACATGGACGACCAGGAACACCAGCACCTGCGCGAGCTCGCCGCCCGGGCGGCCCGGTACGCGCCCGAACCGCCCCCGGCCCCGAGCCGCACCGTGCGCCCCCACCTGAAGCTCCTGCTGGAGTCGCTGCGCCCCAACCCCGCCTACGTGATCAGCCGCAGCATGGACATGCTGGCCTGGAACCCCGGCGGCCTGGCCCTCTACGCGGGCCTGGAGGGCTGGCCGGTCAAGCACCGCAACCTCGCCCGCTACCTCTTCCTCCATCCGGCCGCGCGTGACCTGTTTCCGGACTGGGACCGCCAGGTCACCGGCTGTGTCGCCCGGCTGCGCGCCGTCGCCGGCACCGCCCCCGACGCCCCCGACCTGACCAACCTGGTCGGCGAACTGCTTCTGAAAAGCGCCGACTTCGCGGGCCTGTGGGAACGCTACGAAGTCACCGGCCGCAAGCCCGCGCAGAAGATCTTCCAGCACCCCCAGGTCGGGACCGTCACCCTCGCCTCGCAGTCATTGCACGTGGAAGGCACCCCGGGGCAGCGCATCGGTGTCTACACCGCCGAACCCGGCACCCCCGAGCACGACGCCCTGCTCCTGCTCGACATGGCTGCATCGGCCACCTCGGCGTACAACACGGTGCCGCGGCCGAGCTGA
- a CDS encoding VTT domain-containing protein, with protein sequence MLENLGSLTGSPWIYVMVALSVLLDVFVPVLPSGVLVITAATAAAAGSAATGKVPDVMALILCATTASVLGDLAAYRLAFRGGERLDRAIARSRRLTTAQERLGDALSAGGGALVVLARFAPAGRSVVSLLAGTAHRRARDFLPWSALAGLSWAAYSVALGYFGAHWLGATWLATAVSVAALFGAGAGAAYVMRRRPETAQAR encoded by the coding sequence GTGCTGGAGAATCTGGGGTCACTGACCGGCAGTCCATGGATCTACGTCATGGTCGCGCTGTCGGTGCTCCTCGACGTGTTCGTGCCGGTGCTGCCCAGCGGGGTGCTGGTCATCACGGCCGCGACGGCCGCGGCCGCGGGCAGTGCGGCGACCGGCAAGGTCCCGGACGTGATGGCCCTGATCCTCTGCGCGACGACCGCCTCCGTCCTGGGCGACCTGGCGGCGTACCGCCTCGCCTTCCGGGGCGGTGAGCGCCTCGACCGTGCGATCGCCCGCTCGCGTCGCCTCACCACGGCGCAGGAACGTCTCGGCGACGCGCTTTCCGCGGGCGGCGGGGCCCTGGTGGTCCTCGCCCGCTTCGCCCCCGCCGGCCGCTCGGTGGTCTCCCTCCTCGCCGGCACCGCCCACCGCCGGGCCCGTGACTTCCTCCCCTGGTCCGCCCTCGCGGGCCTGTCCTGGGCCGCGTACAGCGTCGCCCTCGGCTACTTCGGCGCCCACTGGCTGGGGGCGACCTGGCTGGCGACGGCGGTCTCGGTGGCGGCGCTGTTCGGCGCGGGAGCGGGGGCGGCGTATGTGATGCGACGACGCCCGGAGACGGCGCAGGCGCGATAG
- a CDS encoding DoxX family protein codes for MTGRLNSAQPYALGLYRIVVGLLFLCHGAASLFGVLGGASGTDGGTLEAGTWPGWYAAVIQLVGGGLVMLGLGTRVAAFIAAGSMAYAYFKVHQPMALWPMENGGEAAAMFSWAFLLLVFTGSGAFGLDRLFAKRSAEERKPAAEPVAV; via the coding sequence ATGACCGGACGCCTGAACAGCGCCCAGCCATACGCCCTCGGCCTCTACCGCATCGTCGTCGGCCTGCTCTTCCTCTGTCACGGCGCCGCCTCCCTCTTCGGTGTCCTCGGCGGTGCCTCGGGCACCGACGGCGGCACCCTCGAAGCGGGCACCTGGCCCGGCTGGTACGCGGCCGTGATCCAGCTCGTCGGCGGCGGCCTCGTGATGCTCGGCCTCGGCACGCGCGTCGCCGCGTTCATCGCCGCGGGATCCATGGCGTACGCGTACTTCAAGGTGCACCAGCCCATGGCCCTGTGGCCCATGGAGAACGGCGGCGAGGCCGCGGCGATGTTCAGCTGGGCCTTCCTGCTGCTGGTGTTCACCGGGTCCGGCGCGTTCGGCCTCGACCGGCTGTTCGCGAAGCGCTCGGCCGAGGAACGGAAGCCGGCGGCGGAGCCCGTGGCCGTCTGA
- a CDS encoding FAD/NAD(P)-binding protein translates to MPAPTTDHAPVSVALVGAGPRGTSVLERLCASAPELLPPGTHLTVHVIDPSPPGPGRVWRPTQSPDLLMNTVASQVTLFTDETVDCAGPIRRGPSLHEWACGRWGTGCGAEGEAGAGTGSAACGPLGPDDYPSRVQYGRYLEWVFARIVRQAPGAVGVEVHAARAVRVDDGVDGRQTVTLDDGTVLYGLSAVALAQGHLPVVADAPQRGHTAHAERHGLRHVPPANPADVDLSRIRPHEPVLLRGLGLNFFDHMALLTTGRGGRFVRSDTGTLRYLPSGNEPRLYAGSRRGVPYQARGDNAKGPYGRHLPLVLTDETIARFRKRADSGEAPDFLTEIWPLVAKEVETVYYEALVEDGEFRDRFLATDHRGPEEAAVLDEFGIPHANRWSWDRISRPYTGQTFTDPGSWRHWLLGHLRQDAAEAALGNVAGPLKAALDVLRDLRNELRQIVDHGGLPGPSRRDHLDRWYTPLNAFLSIGPPRRRIEELTALIEAGTVDVLGPRLEVREAEGTWVARSPEVPGSAVHVTTLIEARLPEPDLRRTADDLLTRLLKTGQCRPHTVDGYETGGLDVTRRPYHLIDRQGRAHPRRFAFGVPTEGVHWVTAAGARPGVDSVTLSDADAVARAVLRATAGETGGTTEANEWPNVELASID, encoded by the coding sequence TTGCCCGCACCGACCACGGACCACGCGCCCGTCTCCGTCGCCCTGGTCGGCGCGGGGCCTCGCGGCACCAGCGTCCTGGAACGCCTCTGCGCCTCCGCCCCCGAACTCCTTCCGCCCGGCACCCACTTGACGGTCCACGTCATCGACCCGTCCCCACCGGGACCCGGCCGCGTATGGCGCCCCACTCAGTCCCCCGACCTCCTGATGAACACGGTGGCCTCCCAGGTCACCCTCTTCACCGACGAGACCGTGGACTGCGCGGGCCCGATACGCCGGGGGCCGAGCCTGCACGAGTGGGCTTGCGGGCGGTGGGGGACGGGGTGCGGGGCCGAGGGGGAGGCGGGGGCCGGCACGGGCTCGGCCGCCTGCGGCCCGCTCGGGCCCGATGACTATCCCAGCCGTGTTCAGTACGGGCGTTATCTGGAGTGGGTGTTCGCTCGGATCGTGCGGCAGGCGCCCGGGGCGGTGGGTGTGGAGGTGCACGCGGCGCGGGCCGTGCGGGTCGATGACGGCGTCGACGGGCGGCAGACGGTGACGCTGGACGACGGGACCGTGCTGTACGGACTGTCGGCCGTGGCGCTCGCCCAAGGACATCTGCCGGTCGTCGCCGACGCGCCCCAGCGCGGCCACACCGCCCACGCCGAACGCCACGGTCTGCGCCACGTCCCGCCCGCCAACCCGGCCGACGTGGACCTGTCCCGCATACGGCCGCACGAACCGGTGCTGCTGCGCGGCCTTGGCCTGAACTTCTTCGACCACATGGCCCTGCTGACCACCGGCCGCGGTGGCCGTTTCGTCCGCTCGGACACCGGCACCCTGCGCTATCTGCCCTCCGGCAACGAACCGCGCCTGTACGCCGGTTCGCGCCGCGGCGTCCCGTACCAGGCACGCGGCGACAACGCCAAGGGCCCCTACGGCCGCCACCTCCCCCTCGTCCTCACCGACGAGACGATCGCCCGCTTCCGCAAACGTGCCGACTCCGGCGAGGCCCCCGACTTCCTCACGGAGATATGGCCGCTGGTCGCGAAGGAGGTGGAGACGGTCTACTACGAAGCCCTCGTCGAGGACGGGGAGTTCAGGGACCGCTTCCTCGCCACGGACCACCGCGGTCCCGAAGAGGCCGCCGTACTGGACGAGTTCGGCATCCCGCACGCCAACCGCTGGTCCTGGGACCGCATTTCACGGCCGTACACCGGGCAGACCTTCACGGACCCCGGCAGCTGGCGGCACTGGCTCCTCGGCCATCTGCGCCAGGACGCCGCCGAGGCCGCGCTCGGCAATGTGGCCGGCCCTCTGAAGGCGGCCCTCGACGTCCTGCGGGACCTGCGCAACGAACTGCGGCAGATCGTCGACCACGGCGGCCTCCCGGGCCCGTCCCGCCGGGACCACCTGGACCGCTGGTACACCCCTCTCAACGCCTTCCTCTCCATCGGCCCGCCCCGCCGCCGCATCGAGGAACTGACCGCGCTGATCGAAGCGGGCACCGTGGACGTGCTGGGCCCACGCCTGGAGGTCCGCGAGGCAGAGGGCACGTGGGTGGCCCGCTCCCCTGAGGTACCAGGGTCCGCCGTCCACGTGACGACCCTCATAGAGGCGCGCCTTCCGGAACCGGATCTGCGGCGCACCGCCGACGACTTGCTCACCCGGCTGCTGAAGACGGGCCAGTGCCGCCCGCACACCGTGGACGGTTACGAGACCGGCGGCCTGGACGTCACCCGGCGGCCATATCACCTGATTGACCGTCAAGGACGGGCACACCCAAGGCGGTTCGCCTTCGGCGTGCCCACGGAGGGGGTGCACTGGGTGACCGCGGCCGGCGCCCGGCCAGGGGTGGATTCGGTCACGCTTTCGGACGCCGATGCGGTGGCGAGAGCCGTTCTACGTGCGACGGCGGGCGAAACAGGAGGGACCACAGAGGCAAACGAGTGGCCAAATGTTGAACTTGCAAGCATCGATTAG
- a CDS encoding alkaline phosphatase D family protein, protein MAELRLGPLLRYVDGSSATVWVETSRPCTAEVRCSDGTGGEAPTFQIAGHYYALVPVDGLAPGTERSYEVFLDGTRVWPLPESPFPASVIHTPAGTDTVRVAFGSCRWASPPKGEKDPVGPDALDTLAARIAADPEGERPDVLLLLGDQVYADETSRSTQSWLAARRDLSDPPGNQVADYEEYTHLYYESWLDPEVRWLLSTVPSCMIFDDHDVIDDWNTSASWVEDMREVSWWRERLLSGLMSYWVYQHLGNLPPAELAADPLYAVVRRSPDGTDELRDFACRAEADAASVRWSYRRDFGRVRLLMVDSRAARVLDEENRSMLDPGEAEWLRGQMLEERASYDHLLIGTSLPWLLPHLVHHAEAWDAALCRGDRGARWARFGENLRRKADLEHWAAFPESFAALADLIAEVGSGPEAPATVLVLSGDVHHAYVAEPKWHSDGPEARVLQLTCSPVHNSVPSYIRFGFRFGWSATARALGRLLARHGGCEQPPVSWRHTGGPWFGNQLMTLTLSGRSARLRLDQARESGEGRTRLVTVSESELTGGSGREATRLAR, encoded by the coding sequence GTGGCCGAACTGCGGCTGGGACCACTGCTCAGGTACGTCGACGGCTCGTCCGCGACCGTGTGGGTCGAGACGAGCCGTCCGTGCACCGCCGAGGTGCGCTGCTCGGACGGCACCGGCGGCGAGGCCCCCACCTTCCAGATCGCGGGCCACTACTACGCCCTCGTCCCGGTCGACGGCCTGGCGCCGGGCACCGAGCGGTCGTACGAGGTGTTCCTGGACGGCACGCGCGTGTGGCCCCTGCCCGAGTCGCCGTTCCCAGCGTCCGTCATCCACACGCCCGCCGGCACGGACACTGTCCGCGTCGCCTTCGGCTCCTGCCGCTGGGCCTCGCCCCCGAAGGGCGAGAAGGACCCCGTGGGCCCCGACGCCCTGGACACCCTCGCGGCCCGTATCGCCGCCGACCCGGAGGGCGAACGGCCGGACGTCCTCCTGCTGCTGGGCGACCAGGTCTACGCCGACGAGACCTCACGGTCCACCCAGAGCTGGCTGGCCGCACGCCGCGATCTGAGCGACCCGCCGGGCAACCAGGTGGCGGACTACGAGGAGTACACCCACCTCTACTACGAGTCCTGGCTCGACCCCGAGGTGCGCTGGCTGCTGTCCACCGTGCCCAGCTGCATGATCTTCGACGACCACGACGTCATCGACGACTGGAACACCTCCGCCTCCTGGGTCGAGGACATGCGCGAAGTCTCCTGGTGGCGGGAGCGGCTGCTGAGCGGCCTGATGTCGTACTGGGTCTACCAGCACCTGGGCAACCTCCCCCCGGCCGAGCTCGCCGCCGACCCGCTCTACGCCGTCGTACGACGATCCCCGGACGGCACCGACGAGTTGCGCGACTTCGCCTGCCGGGCCGAGGCCGACGCGGCCTCCGTGCGCTGGAGTTACCGGCGCGACTTCGGCCGGGTGCGCCTGCTCATGGTGGACTCCCGCGCGGCCCGCGTCCTCGACGAGGAGAACCGCTCGATGCTGGACCCCGGCGAGGCCGAGTGGCTGCGCGGACAAATGCTGGAGGAGCGCGCCTCCTACGACCATCTCCTGATCGGCACCTCGCTGCCCTGGCTGCTGCCGCATCTGGTGCACCATGCCGAGGCGTGGGACGCCGCGCTGTGCCGGGGGGACCGAGGGGCGCGCTGGGCCCGGTTCGGGGAGAATCTGCGGCGGAAGGCGGACCTGGAGCACTGGGCGGCGTTCCCGGAGTCCTTCGCGGCGCTGGCGGACCTGATCGCCGAGGTGGGCTCGGGGCCCGAGGCGCCGGCGACGGTTCTGGTGCTGTCGGGGGACGTGCACCACGCGTACGTGGCCGAGCCGAAGTGGCACTCCGACGGACCCGAGGCCCGCGTCCTCCAGCTCACCTGCTCCCCCGTCCACAACTCGGTGCCCAGCTATATCCGGTTCGGCTTCCGCTTCGGCTGGAGCGCGACCGCGCGGGCACTCGGGCGGCTGCTCGCCCGGCACGGCGGCTGTGAGCAACCGCCGGTCTCCTGGCGGCACACGGGCGGCCCGTGGTTCGGCAACCAGCTCATGACGCTGACGCTGAGCGGGCGTTCGGCGCGGCTGCGGCTGGATCAGGCGCGGGAGTCGGGCGAGGGGCGGACGCGACTGGTGACGGTCTCGGAGTCGGAACTCACCGGCGGGAGCGGGCGCGAGGCGACCCGGCTCGCCCGGTAA
- a CDS encoding HNH endonuclease family protein — translation MSKFYARRRLSILGALTALIASVAVLNGPTASAALPTPVSAATARTYLASLTVATENRTGYDRDLFPHWITQSGTCNTREVVLKRDGTNVVQDSACAATSGSWYSVYDGATWTVASDLDIDHLVPLAEAWDSGASGWTTARRQAFANDLTRPQLIAVTDNVNQAKGDQDPATWMPSVTSYRCTYVRAWVQVKYYYGLSVDSAEKSALTSYLANC, via the coding sequence ATGTCGAAGTTCTACGCGCGTCGACGGCTCAGCATACTCGGAGCGCTCACCGCCCTCATAGCCTCCGTCGCGGTCCTCAACGGCCCGACCGCCTCCGCCGCCCTTCCCACGCCGGTCAGCGCGGCCACCGCCCGCACCTACCTCGCCTCGCTCACCGTGGCCACCGAGAACCGCACCGGCTACGACCGCGATCTCTTCCCGCACTGGATCACCCAGTCCGGCACCTGCAACACCCGTGAGGTCGTGCTCAAGCGCGACGGCACGAACGTCGTCCAGGACTCCGCCTGTGCCGCGACCAGCGGCAGCTGGTACTCCGTGTACGACGGCGCCACCTGGACCGTCGCCTCCGACCTCGACATCGACCACCTGGTCCCGCTCGCCGAGGCCTGGGACTCCGGCGCCAGTGGCTGGACCACGGCCCGGCGCCAGGCCTTCGCCAACGACCTGACCCGCCCGCAGCTCATCGCGGTGACGGACAACGTCAACCAGGCGAAGGGCGACCAGGACCCTGCCACGTGGATGCCGTCGGTCACCTCGTACCGCTGCACCTACGTCCGCGCCTGGGTCCAGGTGAAGTACTACTACGGTCTCTCCGTCGACTCGGCGGAGAAGAGCGCGCTCACGAGCTACCTCGCCAACTGCTGA
- a CDS encoding TMEM165/GDT1 family protein translates to MISFTVTAVVFGVVFLAELPDKTALAGLVLGTRYRASYVFAGVAAAFALHVALAVAAGSVLTLLPQQIVQALTGVLFLGGAAVLLLRKGEGDEEIRRPEDQSFWKVAGAGFMLILVAEFGDLTQIMTANLAARYDDPLSVGLGAVLALWAVAGLGIVGGKALMKRVPLKIVTRVAALLMLGLGLWSLWEAVAG, encoded by the coding sequence TTGATCAGCTTCACCGTGACGGCCGTCGTCTTCGGCGTCGTCTTCCTCGCCGAACTGCCGGACAAGACCGCGCTCGCCGGCCTCGTCCTCGGCACCCGTTACCGCGCCTCCTACGTCTTCGCGGGCGTCGCCGCCGCCTTCGCGCTGCATGTCGCGCTCGCCGTGGCGGCCGGCAGCGTGCTGACCCTGCTGCCGCAGCAGATCGTGCAGGCGCTGACGGGCGTGCTCTTCCTCGGCGGCGCGGCCGTCCTGCTGCTGAGGAAGGGCGAGGGCGACGAGGAGATCCGCAGGCCCGAGGACCAGTCGTTCTGGAAGGTCGCCGGGGCCGGGTTCATGCTCATCCTGGTCGCCGAGTTCGGGGACCTGACCCAGATCATGACGGCGAACCTCGCGGCCCGTTACGACGACCCGCTCTCCGTCGGTCTCGGCGCGGTGCTCGCGCTGTGGGCGGTGGCCGGTCTCGGCATCGTCGGCGGAAAGGCGCTGATGAAGCGGGTCCCGCTCAAGATCGTCACCAGGGTCGCGGCGCTGCTGATGCTGGGGCTCGGGCTGTGGAGCCTGTGGGAGGCCGTGGCCGGATGA
- a CDS encoding HAD-IA family hydrolase, whose amino-acid sequence MTATAAPTVLTARALLLDMDGTLVNSDAVVERIWRRWAERQGLDADEVMKVVHGRQGHASMAILLPDRPMEQNLADNARMLAEETADMDGVVAIPGAPEFLASLRDLPHALVTSADVPLSTARMAAAGLGLPDVRVTAESVGASKPDPEGFLKGAAELGVAPADCIVFEDSGAGIAAGKAAGMRVVGVGARAAVHGPDVVVEDLTRVRVEAQADGMLRIYVK is encoded by the coding sequence ATGACGGCCACCGCCGCCCCCACCGTGCTCACCGCCCGCGCCCTCCTGCTCGACATGGACGGCACCCTCGTCAACTCCGACGCCGTCGTGGAGCGCATCTGGCGCCGCTGGGCCGAACGCCAAGGACTGGACGCCGACGAGGTCATGAAGGTCGTCCACGGCCGCCAGGGGCACGCGTCGATGGCGATCCTGCTGCCCGACCGGCCCATGGAGCAGAACCTCGCGGACAACGCGCGCATGCTCGCGGAGGAGACCGCCGACATGGACGGTGTCGTGGCGATACCGGGCGCGCCCGAGTTCCTGGCCTCCCTGCGGGACCTGCCTCACGCGCTGGTGACCTCGGCCGACGTCCCGCTGTCCACGGCCCGGATGGCGGCCGCGGGGCTGGGGCTGCCCGATGTCCGTGTCACCGCCGAGTCCGTGGGGGCGAGCAAGCCGGACCCCGAGGGCTTCCTGAAGGGAGCGGCGGAGCTGGGTGTCGCGCCCGCCGACTGCATCGTCTTCGAGGACTCCGGGGCGGGAATCGCCGCCGGCAAGGCGGCCGGGATGAGGGTCGTGGGAGTCGGGGCGCGAGCCGCGGTGCACGGGCCGGATGTGGTGGTGGAGGATCTGACGCGGGTGAGGGTGGAAGCGCAGGCAGACGGCATGCTCCGGATCTACGTGAAGTAA